A single region of the Pontibacter kalidii genome encodes:
- the nuoH gene encoding NADH-quinone oxidoreductase subunit NuoH — MESVDLLYKAIYILVIFGITLLIATYSTYFERKIAAFIQDRVGPNRAGPAGLLQPLADAGKLFFKEDFIPAKANKTLFILGPGIAMLVATMSSAVIPFGDMLIVGGREVYLQAIEVNIGVLYIFGVVSLGVYGLMIGGWASNNKFSLLGAIRAASQNISYELAMGLSLIAVLMLTGSLSLREIAEQQAGFNWNIWYQPLGFLIFLICAFAETNRTPFDLPESEAELIGGYHTEYGSMKLGMYLFAEYINIFVVSAVMATLYFGAYNFPFMENLRQAISDPVLANNIVTLVGVVAMFAKIFLFIFFFMWVRWTLPRFRYDQLMKLGWNILFPLAILNILLTAGGILLKDYLF, encoded by the coding sequence ATGGAGTCTGTAGACCTACTATACAAAGCGATTTACATCCTGGTTATCTTCGGCATCACCCTGCTGATAGCCACCTACTCGACTTACTTTGAGCGTAAGATAGCGGCCTTTATCCAGGACCGCGTGGGCCCGAACCGTGCCGGTCCGGCTGGTTTGCTGCAGCCGCTGGCTGACGCCGGCAAGCTGTTCTTCAAAGAGGATTTTATCCCCGCCAAGGCCAACAAGACGCTGTTTATACTTGGCCCGGGCATAGCCATGCTCGTGGCGACCATGTCGAGCGCGGTAATACCGTTTGGCGACATGCTCATCGTGGGGGGGCGCGAAGTGTACCTGCAGGCCATTGAGGTGAATATTGGGGTACTCTATATCTTTGGCGTGGTATCGCTGGGTGTGTATGGTCTGATGATCGGCGGCTGGGCTTCCAACAACAAGTTCTCGCTGTTGGGTGCTATCCGTGCGGCATCGCAGAACATCAGCTACGAACTGGCCATGGGCCTTTCGCTGATCGCGGTGCTAATGCTGACAGGCTCGCTTTCGCTGCGCGAGATCGCAGAGCAGCAGGCAGGCTTTAACTGGAACATCTGGTACCAGCCGCTGGGCTTCCTGATCTTCCTGATCTGTGCCTTTGCCGAGACGAACCGCACCCCATTCGACTTACCCGAGTCTGAGGCCGAGCTGATCGGTGGCTACCACACAGAGTATGGCTCCATGAAACTGGGCATGTACCTGTTCGCAGAGTACATTAACATCTTTGTGGTGTCAGCGGTAATGGCTACGCTATACTTTGGCGCCTACAACTTCCCGTTCATGGAGAACCTGCGCCAGGCCATCAGTGACCCGGTGCTGGCCAATAACATCGTCACGCTGGTGGGCGTGGTAGCCATGTTTGCCAAGATCTTCCTGTTCATCTTCTTCTTTATGTGGGTACGCTGGACGCTTCCGCGCTTCCGCTACGACCAACTGATGAAGCTGGGCTGGAATATCCTCTTCCCGCTGGCGATCCTGAACATCCTGCTGACAGCGGGCGGAATTCTGCTGAAAGACTATTTATTTTAA
- a CDS encoding NuoI/complex I 23 kDa subunit family protein: protein MEPLSNRRKEVAQKEMTFAERAYLPAIAQGLGITIKHFFKKKATVQYPEQTRERSSVWRGLHVLKRDEEGRERCTACGLCAVACPAEAITMTAGERKAGEEHLYREEKYAVTYEVNMLRCIFCGLCEEACPKAAIFLQDDKLAPARFERDEFIYGKDRLVEPNKTTETK from the coding sequence ATGGAACCACTATCAAATAGAAGAAAGGAAGTGGCGCAGAAGGAGATGACGTTCGCAGAGCGCGCGTACCTTCCTGCTATTGCCCAAGGCCTTGGCATAACGATAAAGCACTTCTTTAAAAAGAAAGCGACCGTACAGTACCCGGAGCAAACGCGTGAGCGCAGCTCAGTGTGGCGTGGCCTGCACGTGCTGAAGCGCGATGAGGAAGGACGTGAGCGTTGCACGGCCTGTGGCCTGTGTGCCGTGGCCTGTCCGGCCGAAGCCATCACCATGACGGCTGGCGAGCGCAAGGCGGGTGAGGAGCACCTCTACCGGGAGGAGAAGTATGCCGTTACCTATGAGGTGAACATGCTGCGCTGCATTTTCTGCGGCCTTTGCGAGGAGGCCTGCCCGAAGGCGGCGATTTTCCTGCAGGACGATAAGCTTGCCCCTGCCCGCTTTGAGCGCGACGAATTTATCTACGGCAAAGACCGCCTGGTAGAGCCAAATAAGACCACCGAAACGAAATAG
- a CDS encoding DUF6929 family protein: MKHRYFLYFLMPLLLLLLACKSGPPEASADISETAERMKELKLTASTTRKVFYKNLPSASGLEHVQGAFYVLGDDSPFLYRLDEMYELVQQYPLFDTTGVVKGRIPKEEKPDLESMARLSYGRDEMLLLLGSGASAARSKGYLVNLSENMQVQELDLSRFYTFLKQVLRLESEGQLNLEGLAMDEVYAYLLQRPLGAGTNTLLRFESSAFKDFILGRGEMPAAALYHFSLPQLGQVRAGFSGACSLDGKLFFTASVEDTPNAIDDGEVHGSFIGTIDLRALPLALDAANPLPVPVVQLNNEDGSAYAGKAESLVVLKGEERTYKVVVVSDDDKGHSELLEVQLAVE, encoded by the coding sequence ATGAAGCACCGATACTTTTTATACTTTCTGATGCCGCTCCTCCTGCTCCTACTGGCCTGTAAGTCCGGGCCGCCCGAGGCAAGTGCCGACATCAGTGAAACCGCAGAGAGAATGAAAGAGCTGAAACTGACTGCCAGCACCACGCGCAAGGTGTTTTACAAGAATCTGCCCTCCGCCTCCGGGCTGGAGCATGTGCAGGGTGCTTTCTATGTGCTCGGCGATGACTCCCCGTTCCTCTACCGGCTCGACGAGATGTATGAGTTGGTGCAGCAGTACCCGCTGTTCGATACCACGGGTGTTGTGAAGGGGCGTATCCCGAAGGAGGAGAAGCCCGACCTGGAAAGTATGGCGCGCCTCAGCTATGGCCGTGACGAGATGCTGCTGCTGCTGGGCTCGGGCGCCAGCGCGGCCCGCTCTAAGGGGTATCTGGTGAATCTGTCTGAGAACATGCAGGTGCAGGAGCTGGATCTGAGTCGTTTTTATACTTTCCTGAAACAGGTGCTACGCCTGGAGAGCGAGGGACAGCTAAACCTGGAGGGCCTGGCCATGGATGAAGTATACGCTTACCTGCTGCAGCGGCCTCTCGGCGCAGGCACCAACACGCTTCTCCGTTTCGAGTCCAGCGCTTTTAAGGATTTTATACTTGGCCGGGGAGAGATGCCCGCTGCTGCCTTGTATCATTTCTCGCTGCCGCAATTGGGGCAGGTGCGTGCTGGCTTTTCGGGCGCTTGCTCGCTGGATGGAAAACTGTTCTTCACCGCCTCCGTGGAGGATACGCCCAATGCCATTGATGATGGCGAGGTACACGGTAGCTTTATAGGAACAATTGACCTGAGGGCTTTGCCACTAGCCCTGGATGCTGCCAACCCACTACCGGTGCCGGTGGTGCAGTTGAACAATGAAGACGGATCAGCCTACGCGGGTAAGGCGGAGTCGCTGGTGGTGCTGAAAGGGGAGGAGCGGACGTACAAGGTCGTGGTGGTATCAGACGACGATAAGGGCCACTCGGAGTTGCTGGAGGTGCAGCTAGCGGTGGAGTAA
- a CDS encoding NADH-quinone oxidoreductase subunit N: MTSIILLSVFGIINLFAGFAKNKQMLLPLVLVFLAVVFGVNLLDWNDTQTYFSNMLTVDNYAVAFTGIMTLTTLLLLPFSQRYIDKGDSNLAEYYSLLLFSLVGAVMMVGYENLIMLFIGVEILSIAMYVLAGSDKSSLRSNEAALKYFLMGSFFTGIMLFGIVMIYGATGTFNITEIGAAQAALGADGVMDSMFVMGILVLVIGISFKISAAPFHFWAPDVYDGTPTFFTAFMSTVVKTAGVAAFYKLMAAAFAASYAAWFPTVVAITVLTLVVGNIGAVIQTSFKRMMAYSSISHAGYMLMALMAFNASSDTAILFYSAAYSAATIAAFGVLKMVQDQRKSADYEAFNGLGKTNPLLAFAMTVSMLSLGGIPLTAGFFGKFFVFSAVLQNPDMLWLVVLAVILAAVGIYYYFRVVIAMYMQPAANYKTVRVEGFAAFTLIVLTILTILLGIAPALVSELL; the protein is encoded by the coding sequence ATGACCTCGATCATACTTCTATCTGTCTTTGGTATCATTAACCTTTTTGCAGGGTTTGCAAAGAACAAACAGATGCTGCTGCCGCTGGTGCTGGTGTTTTTAGCAGTAGTGTTTGGCGTGAACCTGCTGGATTGGAACGATACCCAGACCTACTTCAGCAACATGCTGACCGTAGATAACTATGCCGTGGCTTTCACGGGCATCATGACCCTTACCACGCTGCTGCTGCTGCCTTTCTCGCAGCGCTATATCGATAAAGGCGACTCGAATCTGGCCGAGTACTACTCGCTCCTGCTCTTTTCACTCGTAGGCGCCGTGATGATGGTGGGGTACGAAAACCTGATCATGCTCTTTATCGGTGTGGAGATTCTCTCTATCGCCATGTATGTGCTGGCCGGAAGCGACAAAAGCAGCCTTCGCTCTAACGAAGCAGCGCTGAAGTACTTCCTGATGGGTTCTTTCTTCACGGGCATCATGCTGTTTGGCATTGTGATGATCTACGGAGCCACCGGCACATTCAATATCACAGAGATTGGCGCCGCACAGGCAGCGCTTGGAGCGGACGGTGTGATGGATAGCATGTTCGTGATGGGCATCCTGGTACTGGTGATCGGTATCTCCTTCAAGATCTCCGCTGCCCCCTTCCACTTCTGGGCGCCCGACGTGTATGATGGCACACCAACCTTCTTTACCGCCTTCATGTCTACTGTGGTAAAGACGGCCGGTGTAGCGGCATTCTATAAATTAATGGCCGCAGCCTTTGCAGCTTCCTATGCCGCCTGGTTCCCGACAGTGGTGGCCATTACCGTGCTAACACTGGTGGTTGGCAACATTGGTGCTGTGATACAGACAAGCTTTAAGCGCATGATGGCTTACTCGAGCATCTCGCATGCCGGCTATATGCTGATGGCGCTGATGGCCTTCAATGCGTCTTCCGACACAGCCATCCTGTTCTATTCTGCGGCTTATTCCGCAGCTACTATCGCCGCCTTTGGTGTGCTGAAAATGGTGCAGGACCAGCGCAAGAGCGCCGACTACGAAGCCTTTAACGGACTGGGCAAAACAAACCCGCTCCTGGCTTTCGCCATGACGGTATCGATGCTCTCCTTGGGCGGTATTCCGCTTACAGCAGGTTTCTTTGGTAAGTTCTTTGTGTTCTCTGCCGTGCTGCAGAACCCGGACATGCTGTGGCTGGTGGTGCTGGCGGTTATACTTGCCGCAGTGGGTATCTACTACTACTTCCGGGTGGTGATAGCCATGTACATGCAGCCTGCTGCCAACTACAAGACCGTACGTGTGGAGGGCTTCGCCGCTTTCACACTCATCGTTTTAACCATCCTGACCATACTACTAGGTATAGCCCCTGCGCTGGTTAGCGAGCTGCTCTAG
- the nuoK gene encoding NADH-quinone oxidoreductase subunit NuoK has protein sequence MNNIPEVIRTIPLDYYLYFSAALFVIGIIGVLTRRNAIVIFMCIELMLNSVNLLLTAMASYRGDTNAQVFVFFIMAVAAAEVTVGLAIIVMTYRNIRSTDVQLLNYLKW, from the coding sequence ATGAACAACATACCTGAGGTCATCCGGACCATTCCATTAGACTATTACCTTTACTTCAGCGCGGCTCTTTTTGTTATCGGTATTATCGGCGTGCTTACGCGCCGCAACGCCATCGTGATCTTTATGTGTATCGAGCTGATGCTGAACTCAGTGAACCTGCTGCTGACGGCCATGGCCTCTTACAGAGGTGACACGAACGCGCAGGTATTTGTCTTCTTTATCATGGCGGTTGCCGCCGCAGAAGTGACCGTTGGCCTGGCTATCATTGTGATGACCTACCGCAACATCCGCTCTACTGATGTACAACTGCTGAACTACCTGAAGTGGTAA
- a CDS encoding complex I subunit 4 family protein, protein MITALLLFWPALAALLVLLIKGQGAKKVAFVAALVQFALSLFALSAFDTQSGATQLALSLPWIESAGISFSIGMDGISLLMVLLTTFLVPLIILSAYKHEYKNPNVFYALILFMQTGLIGVFVAMDAFLFYFMWEVALIPIYFIAAVWGGANRIRVTFKFFVYTIFGSLFMLAAFVYLYLQTPGTHSSDVNAFYQLSLSAESQSWIFWFLFIAFAIKMPVFPFHTWQPDTYTESPAQATMLLSGIMLKMGIYGVLRWLLPVVPFGVSQWDEVVLVLAIIGIIYASVIAIRQRDLKRLIAYSSIAHVGLIAAGIFTLNEQGLQGGVIQMLSHGINVVGLFFIIDIIFSRTNTREITSLGGITQNAKVLSIFFMILLLGSVALPLTNGFVGEFLLLSGVFQYNAWFGGVAGLTIILAAVYMLRMFQGVMFGTKSEVTETFADLTLNEKAVLIPLVVMVFWIGLFPNTFLSISEPAVNNLLSIINR, encoded by the coding sequence ATGATAACAGCTCTATTACTTTTCTGGCCTGCCCTTGCCGCGCTTCTGGTGCTGCTCATAAAAGGACAGGGTGCCAAGAAAGTGGCTTTTGTAGCAGCGCTAGTTCAATTTGCGTTGTCACTTTTCGCTCTCTCAGCATTCGACACCCAAAGCGGTGCCACCCAGCTCGCCCTTAGCCTACCCTGGATCGAAAGTGCAGGTATCAGCTTCAGCATTGGTATGGACGGCATCAGCCTGCTGATGGTCCTGCTAACGACCTTCCTGGTGCCGCTGATCATACTGTCAGCCTATAAGCACGAGTACAAGAACCCGAACGTTTTCTACGCCCTCATCCTGTTCATGCAGACCGGCCTGATCGGTGTGTTTGTAGCCATGGATGCCTTCCTCTTCTACTTCATGTGGGAGGTGGCGCTGATTCCGATCTACTTTATCGCTGCGGTTTGGGGCGGTGCTAACCGCATTCGCGTTACGTTTAAGTTCTTTGTGTATACGATCTTCGGCTCGCTGTTCATGCTGGCTGCCTTCGTATACCTTTACTTACAGACGCCGGGCACGCACTCTTCGGATGTAAATGCTTTCTACCAGTTATCGCTTTCCGCTGAGTCGCAGAGCTGGATCTTCTGGTTCCTCTTCATCGCCTTCGCGATCAAGATGCCGGTGTTCCCATTCCATACCTGGCAACCGGATACCTATACGGAGTCGCCTGCACAGGCCACCATGCTGCTTTCGGGCATCATGCTGAAGATGGGTATTTACGGTGTGCTGCGCTGGTTGCTGCCTGTGGTGCCCTTCGGCGTAAGCCAGTGGGATGAGGTGGTGCTTGTGTTGGCCATCATCGGCATTATTTACGCCTCTGTCATCGCCATTCGCCAGCGCGACCTGAAGCGCCTGATCGCTTACTCCTCCATCGCGCACGTGGGCCTGATCGCGGCCGGTATCTTTACCCTGAACGAGCAGGGCCTGCAAGGGGGCGTTATTCAGATGCTGAGCCACGGTATTAACGTGGTGGGCCTGTTCTTCATCATCGACATCATTTTTAGCCGCACCAATACCAGGGAGATCACCAGCCTGGGCGGTATTACCCAGAATGCCAAGGTGCTGTCGATTTTCTTCATGATCCTGCTGCTGGGCTCTGTGGCGCTGCCGCTGACAAATGGCTTCGTGGGTGAGTTCCTGCTGCTGTCCGGCGTGTTTCAGTACAATGCCTGGTTTGGCGGCGTGGCCGGTCTGACCATCATACTTGCCGCGGTGTACATGCTGCGCATGTTCCAAGGGGTGATGTTCGGCACGAAGTCTGAAGTAACCGAGACCTTCGCTGACCTGACCCTGAACGAGAAAGCTGTGCTGATTCCGCTGGTGGTGATGGTTTTCTGGATCGGCTTGTTCCCGAACACCTTCCTGAGCATCTCGGAGCCTGCCGTGAACAACCTGCTGAGCATCATTAACCGCTAA
- a CDS encoding NADH-quinone oxidoreductase subunit J family protein produces the protein MESLFFFLASLTLLCALLVVISKNPVHSVLFLIITFFTISGHYVLLNAQFLAVVNIIVYAGAIMVLFLFVIMFLNVKKTGGDNAIKASTISKFAGAIAGGLLFIVLVSALKDATLAGYNPDTYNSQVGMVENLGYVLYTDYLLPFELTSVLFLVAMVGAVMIGKKEAGESHF, from the coding sequence ATGGAGAGCCTGTTCTTTTTCCTTGCTTCGCTAACGCTGCTGTGTGCCCTGTTGGTAGTAATATCCAAAAACCCAGTGCATAGCGTTCTGTTCCTGATCATCACCTTCTTTACAATCTCCGGCCACTACGTGCTGCTAAACGCGCAGTTCCTGGCGGTGGTAAACATCATCGTATACGCAGGTGCTATCATGGTACTTTTCCTCTTCGTGATCATGTTCCTGAACGTGAAGAAGACGGGAGGCGACAATGCCATCAAAGCCTCTACGATCAGCAAGTTTGCCGGTGCCATTGCCGGTGGTCTGCTGTTTATCGTACTGGTTTCCGCCCTTAAAGACGCTACCCTGGCAGGGTATAACCCCGACACGTACAACTCGCAGGTAGGTATGGTGGAGAACCTGGGTTATGTGCTGTATACGGACTACCTGCTGCCATTTGAGCTTACCTCTGTCTTGTTCCTGGTAGCCATGGTGGGTGCTGTGATGATCGGCAAAAAGGAGGCAGGCGAGAGCCATTTCTAA